GTCTGTTGACTTTAGTTGCGTCCCCAAGGCATCGGAAGCTTGGTACCAAATCACGGCCGGCAACGCGGAAGCGATGGGGTGGGCCGAAGCGGGACGTATTCAGGTCGGACATCCTGCCGACCTAGTCGTGATCCACCCGACGATTCCTTGGCGTGATTCCGGCGATGCCTTGTCAACGGTCATGTTCGCCTGGGACGACCGCTGGATAAGGCAAACGATCCTTCGTGGCGTTGTCGTCGATCTCTCGCCAATCTAACGACTAAGCCACGTTAGCACCCCCGCCCGACCTAGACGCGGAGATTTGGATAGATCCCTGGGACGAGCCGGTCGCTGGAAAACCGGTCGACAATGAAATCTGCAGGCTAAAGACAACCGGCTTCCATTTGCTGCCTGTTCTGAATGATGGCTTTGCTGATCACACTTCGATCAATGGCGGGACAAATCGTCAAATCTGGTTTATGATCATCCAGCCCCAATCCGTTGACCCATCACGTCCGATTTTTCAACTGGAACAAAAATCTGTGTCGTGTTCCAGTTTGTTGATTGGGATTTGCCGCATCCCGTTGGCACCGGTCCCAATGCGGCAAACAGTGGGATCGCCCGTCAGCGGCAGACTTGCGTCTCCGCATACTCAACCAGAACGAAGCACTCGATCACGCTTTTCATCGCACCGGTCGAAGACCATGATCCTTCATATCGACATGGACGCCTTTTACGCGTCGATTGAGCAGCGAGATCGCCCGGAGCTACGAGGGAAGCCCGTAGTCGTCGGGGGCGGGGGCGGTCGTGGCGTGGTAGCGGCCGCCAGTTACGAAGCACGAGAATACGGCATTCACAGTGCTTTGCCGGGAAGTCGTGCCGTCAAGTTGTGCCCCCACGCGATCTTCGTCCGCGGTCGACATGCCCACTACGCAGAGGTGGGCCGCCAAGTCCGCGAGATTTTCACGCGATACACCCCGGTCATCCAACCGCTATCTCTCGACGAAGCCTTTCTCGATGTCTCGGGAACGGAACGTTTATTCGGGGACGCCGAAACGATCGGACGACGCATTCAAACGGAAATCGCGACGGAGTTGAATCTACCCTCGAGTGTCGGCGTCGCACCGAGAAAGTTTATTGCGAAGATTGCCAGTGACTATGGCAAACCCAAGGGCTTTGTCGTCGTCCGTGAAGATCAGATTCATGAGTTTTTAGACCCGTTGCCCGTCGAACGAGTATGGGGTGTCGGGAAAGTTGGGGCCCAGCGACTCCACCGTTTGGGCTTGCGACGGATCGCCGATATCCGTCGCTATGAAGAAAGCTGGTTCAAACAAAAGCTCGGTTCGTGGGGCTGTCATTTGTGGCGTCTGGCCAACGGCATCGATTCTCGGGAAGTCGTTTCCGACCGCCGGGCAAAACAAATCAGCCACGAGCGAACGTTCTCCGAAGATCAATCCGATTTCGAATTCCTGCATTCGGTTGTTTGTTTCCTGTGCGAACAAACCGCGATGCGACTCAGACGCCACGAACGAAAGACGGCAACGATTGGCTTGAAATATCGCCGCGAGGATTTTCAGACGTTCTCCAAATCCAAAGCACTTGAGACACCGATCGATGATACGGCGAGCATCATCCGTGTTGCCACCGAACTGTTGCATACCATGCGGCAGACACAACCGCGTCCGGTGCGACTGATCGGTGTTTCACTTTCGTCACTGGTCTCCGGAGATACACCGACGCAACTATCGCTGTTTGACAATCCAGACCAAGCGGTCGCGGAGCGCCGTGTCGACAAGGTCGTTGATCAGCTAGCGAAACAGTTGGGACAAAGCCAAATCTACCGGGCGGGAAGCCATCATTGGCGAAATCGCCCACGTGAATAATAACGATCGAGACGGTCAATCAATGTCCCGACTCATTTCCCGGCCTCGCTGGTGGCGGTCCGGCAGACTTGATTCTGCCTAATAGTGCCCCGCCCAACACACTTTTCTTATCCACTCACCGACCCTGCAGCGGTCAATAGTAATCTCGATGATGCCGATACAAACTCTGGCGACCGACTTAGATGGTACGTTGATTCCGATCGACGATTCGATACGGCTAAAGAACGCATTGGAAACACTGCGAGAGACGCTTGCCGTAGAACAACTGGAATTGCTGTATGTCAGCGGCAGATCATGGAAACTTGTTCGGGAAGCGATCGACAAACACAAGCTTCCACTTCCGGACGCTGCGATTTGCGATGTCGGAACGACGGTGCTGATCCCGGCAGAAAACGATTCGGATACCGGTGATAACGGCGATTCCGACCGGGAAGGTTCGATCCCAAACTATCAGATATCGGAAGATTACGCACAGCGACTGCGGCAAATCCTCCGAGGCTGGAAGGCTTCCGATGTGCTCGGACAAATCGATGCCCTCGGCCCCGCGATTTGGCCACAACCGCAAGATTGCCAGTCAGAATTCAAGATCAGCTTCTTCTTTGAACTCGCCAACCAGGAACATGTTTGCGGCAAAGTCCGCTCCTGGATCAACGATAGTGGAGCCCCCGTGTCCATCGTTGTAAGCAAACAGATCGACGGTCCACTGGGCTTGATCGACGTACTACCTAAGGGTGTTCACAAAGGATTCGCGCTCCGCTGGTGGCTCGAACATCACGACCGACCGCTCGAAGCTGCCGTTTACTGTGGT
The sequence above is a segment of the Roseiconus lacunae genome. Coding sequences within it:
- a CDS encoding DNA polymerase IV, whose protein sequence is MRQTVGSPVSGRLASPHTQPERSTRSRFSSHRSKTMILHIDMDAFYASIEQRDRPELRGKPVVVGGGGGRGVVAAASYEAREYGIHSALPGSRAVKLCPHAIFVRGRHAHYAEVGRQVREIFTRYTPVIQPLSLDEAFLDVSGTERLFGDAETIGRRIQTEIATELNLPSSVGVAPRKFIAKIASDYGKPKGFVVVREDQIHEFLDPLPVERVWGVGKVGAQRLHRLGLRRIADIRRYEESWFKQKLGSWGCHLWRLANGIDSREVVSDRRAKQISHERTFSEDQSDFEFLHSVVCFLCEQTAMRLRRHERKTATIGLKYRREDFQTFSKSKALETPIDDTASIIRVATELLHTMRQTQPRPVRLIGVSLSSLVSGDTPTQLSLFDNPDQAVAERRVDKVVDQLAKQLGQSQIYRAGSHHWRNRPRE
- a CDS encoding HAD-IIB family hydrolase — protein: MMPIQTLATDLDGTLIPIDDSIRLKNALETLRETLAVEQLELLYVSGRSWKLVREAIDKHKLPLPDAAICDVGTTVLIPAENDSDTGDNGDSDREGSIPNYQISEDYAQRLRQILRGWKASDVLGQIDALGPAIWPQPQDCQSEFKISFFFELANQEHVCGKVRSWINDSGAPVSIVVSKQIDGPLGLIDVLPKGVHKGFALRWWLEHHDRPLEAAVYCGDSGNDSAAMNCGVNGVVVANADHHLRSAMEALDSPSIYFAVEPSTAGVLEGLLHFSEISLA